From Salmo salar chromosome ssa09, Ssal_v3.1, whole genome shotgun sequence:
taacaaaagcatggattaatttttctgcgtcatttttggacagaaagtttctgatttttgcaatgttacgtagatggaaaaaagctgtccttgaaacagtcttgatatgttcttcaaaagagagatcagggtccagagtaacgccgaggtccttcacagttttatttgagacgactgtacaaccatccagattaattgtcagattcaacagaagatctctttgtttcttgggacctagaacaagcaactctgttttgtccgagtaggcagtggctcgggtggttgttgtccttgatgatctttttggccgtcctgtgacatcgggtgctgtaggtgtcatggagggcaggtagtttgcccctggtgatgcgttgtgcagaccgcaccaccctctggagagccctgcgcttatgggcggtgcagttgccgtacctggTGGTGATGCAGCAGGACAGGATGCTCTCAGGATGCTCCcatgtaaaggtttgtgagggttttaggtgtcaagccaaatttcttcagcctcctgaggttgaagaggcgctgttgcgctttcttcaccacactgtttgtgtgggtggaccatttcagtctgtccgtgatgtgtacgcagaggaacttaaaaaaaTTTcatcttctccactgctgtcccgtcgatgtggacagGGGGGtgatccctctgctgtttcctgaagtccgcgatcatcttctttgttttgttgacgttgagtgagaggttgttttcctgacacaacactccgagtgccctcacctcctccttgtagactgtctcgtcgttgttggtaatcaagcctgctACTgtcgtgtcgtctgcaaacttgatgattgagttggaggcgtgcttggccacgcagtcatgggtgaacagggagtacagaagggggttgagcacgcacccttgtggggccccagtgttgaggatcagcgaagtggagatgttgtttcctaccttcaccacctggggacggccaatcagaaagtccaggacccaattgcacagggcagagTTGAGACCCAGgccctcaagcttaatgatgagcttggagggtactatggtgttgaatgctgagctgtagtcaatgaacagcattcttacataggtattcctcttgtccaagtgcgatagggcagtgtgcagtgtgatggtgattgcatcgtctgtggacctattggggcggtacaagatggcgccgacataGAGGTCCGCcttgcttctagtccttaggaaactttgcagtattttgtttttttatgtattatttcttacattgttagcccagaaaatcctAAGTGTTATTACATTCAGCCGGggagaactattggatatcagagcaacttaccagcactacgaccaggaatacgacattcccgaagcggatcctttgtccgaACCACCCAGGGCatctgaactgattccagaggctgacccaaaacaacgtcgccGCAGAAGAGGTAGACTCgctatattactcgctaatgtccagtctctagataacaagctagatgaaattagggcaagggttgctttccagagagacatcagggattgtaacatactctgtttcacggaaacatggctctctcgggatatgctgtcggagtcggtacagccaccgggaTTCTTTGTGCGTCGtgccgggaagaagaagggcgagggtgtatgtttcatgattaacgactcatggtgtaattgtaacaacatacaggaactctagtccttttgttcacatgacctagaattcctcacaatcaaatgccgaccatattatctcccaattTAATTCTCggcggttattgtcacagccgtgtatatcccccctcaagccgataccacaactgccctcaaggaacttcactggactttatgcaaactgaaaaccatatatcctgaggctgcatttattgtagctgcggattttaacaaagcacatttgagaacaaggctacctaaattgtATCCCCATATTAATTGTAGCACTCGTAATGGCAAAActctgctactctaacttctgcgatgcatacaaggccctcccccgccctccgttcgacaaatctgaccatgactccattttgctcctcccttcttataggcagaaactcaaacaggatgttccCGTGAcaaggactattcaatgctggtctgaccaattggaatccacgcttcaagattgttttggtcATGCGGACTGGGAcgtgttccgggtagcctcagagaataatattgatTTATACGCTGGTTCGGTGAGTgaatttataaggaagtgcataggagatgttgtacccactgtgactattaaacttaccctaaccagaaaccgtgtatagatggcggcattcgcgcaaaactgaaatcgcgacccaccgcatttaaccatggaaagttgactgggaatatggccgaatacaaacagtgttgttattccctccgcaaggcaatcaaacaagcgaaatgtcagtacagagacaaagtggagtcgcaattcaatggctcagacacgacaCGTATGTAGCAGGGTCTaaagacaatcacggactacaaaaagaaaatcagccacgtcagggacaccgacgtcttgcttccagacaaactaaagaCCTTCTTAGCACACTTTGAGgataaactgagcaatcggggaagaagggccttggtcagggaggtgactaagaacccgatggtcactctgacagagctctagagttcctctgtggaaattggagaatcttccagaaggatgaccatctctgcagcacttcaccaatcaggcctttatgatctgtcgttctgcccccgaacaaggcagttaacccactgttccccggtaggccgtcattgaaaataagaatttgttcttaactgacctgcctagttaaataaatagtggccagacggaagccactcctcagtaaaaggcacatgacagcccgcttggagttggccaaaaggcacctaaagactctcagaccatgagaaacaagatactctggtctgatgaaaccaagattgaactctggcaccattcctacggtgaagcatggtggtagcagaatcatgctgtggggatgtttgtcagcAGTAGGAaatgggagacaagtcaggatcgaggcaaagatgaacggaacaaagtacagagagatccttgatgaaaacctgatccagagctctcgggacctcagactggggcgatggttcacctccaacaggacaacaaccctaagcacacagccaagacaacataggtgtggcttcgggacaagtctctgaatgtccttgagtggcccagccagagcccggacttaaacctgatcgaacatctctggagagacctgaaaatagctgtgcagcaacgctccccatccaacctgacagagcttgagaggatctgcagaaaataatgggagaaactccccaaatacaggtgtgccaagcttgtagcgtcatacccaagtagACTCGAGGATGtagtctctgccaaaggtgcttcaacaaagtactgagtaaagggtctgaatacttatgtaaatataatatttcatttttttaaatttttataaATGAtcgaacatttataaaaacctgttgttgctttgtcattatgggatattgtgtggagattgatgatggaaaaaaacaatacaatacattttcGGATTCTGtgggatggggccacagtgtcttttgatccctcctgtctcagcctccagtatttatgctgcagtagtttatgtgtcggggggctagggtcagtctgttacatctggagtatttctcttgtcttatccggtgtcctgtgtgaatttaaatatgctccctctaattctctctctctttctctctttctttctttctctcggaggacctgagccctaggaccatgcctcaggactacctggcatgatgactccttgctgtccccagtccacctggccatgctgctgctccagtttcaactgttctgcctgcggctatggaaccctgacctgttcaccggacgtgcttgttgcaccctcgacaactactatgattattattatttgaccatgctggtcatttatgaacattttaacatcttgaccatgttctgttataatatccacccggcacagccagaagaggactggccacccctcatagcctggttcctctctaggtttcttcctaggttttggcctttctagggagtttttcctagccaccgttcttctttcacatgcattgcttgctgtttggggttttaggctgggtttctgtacagcactttgagatatcagctgatgtacgaagggctatataaatacatttgatttgatttgatttgatgattttggaaaaaagctgtaacataacaaaatgtggaaaaagtcaaggggtctggacactttctgaatgcactgtatatgcatttCTGGCATTTAGAAATAAGTGCTACCTTGCTTTTAAATGTCTAGCCCGTGCCAGCTGAAACAGTTGAGCAACCGTCGTCAGCGACTGCCAGAAGGCCAAAGGAGGCACAGCCGGGGCAGCTGGCTGAGATGGGCCAGTCAACTGAACCGCTCCCTGCCAAGTCTCGTCTCAGTGATCACGCCGTCGCACGCTGGCCCACGGCATGGGCAGCAGATTCACCAGTCATGGAGATTCAGGGGGGTCTTGCAACACAGACACTCTGACACTATCACGTGTCTGCTGAAGTCGCGCCCCCATCCAATTCCCCCTTGGTCACATTGCACTGTGTCCATTCCcctttacagagagagagagagtttgagaatCACTCATCTCCATAACCTTGACACCAGTATCAAGGGTAGAGTAAGATAGATGGCTTTGTTACTAAAAATACCTAACTCTTAGCTGACACTATCATGATGAATCTCCTGGTTGGATTTGGACAGTCACTGGATTCAACAGTCGCTGCATTTGTTGGACACTCAGTGGTCAAATGTAGACAAGAAATATTGCAGATTTTTTAAACTCAACTCTCGGTTCATAATTGTTTACCGCAAATTGCTGACAGACCATGGTGAAATGTATATAACCAGACCATGGGAAGCCTACACAAATATCAGAGGTAATGAGTGCGATCGCACCTCTTCGCTGTATAGTTTCTGAagacatttacagtgccttgcaaaagtattcacccacccttggcatttttcctattttgttgcattacaacctgtaatttaaatatatttttatttggatttcatgtaatagtccaaattggtgaagtgaaattctaaaaaataacttgtttaaagaaattctaaaaaattaaaaacggaaaagtggtgcgttcatatttattcaccccctttgctatgaagcccctaaataagatctggtacaaccaattgccttcagaagtcacataattagttaaatacagtccacctgtgtgcaatctaagtgtcacatgatctcagtatatatacacctgttctgaaaggccccagagtctgcaacaccgctaagcaagcggcaccatgaagaccaaggagctctccaaacagctcagggacaaagttgtggagaagtacagatcaggtttgGGTTCTAAAAAAGTATCCAAAAACTTTGAACATGGGGAGTTTTCTGAgtgccattaaatccattattatagaatggaaagaatatggcaccacaacaaacctgccaatagAGGGCcgaccaccaaaactcacagaccaggcaaggagggcattaatcagagaggcaacaaagagaccaaagataaccctgaaggagctgcaaagctccacagcggagattggagtatctgtccataggaccactttaagccatagactccacagagctgggctttacggaagagttgccagaaaaaaaagccattgctttacgaaaaaaataagcaaacacgtttggtgttcaccaaaagtcATGTGAGAgaatccccaaacatatggaagaaggtactctggtcagatgagactaaaattgatctttttggccatcaaggaaaacgctatgtctggggcAAACCCAtaaccccgagaacaccatcccacagtgaagcatggtagtggcagcatcatgctgtggaggtgtttttcatcagcagggactgggaaactggtcagaattgaaggaatgatggatggcgctaaatacagggaaattcttgagggaaacctgtttcagtcttccagagatttgagactgggacggaggttcaccttacagcaggacaatgaccctaagcatactgctaaagcaacactcgagtggtttaaggggaagcatttaaatgtcttggaatggcctagtcaaagcccagacctcaatccaattgagaatctgtggtatgacttaaagattgctgtacaccagcggaacccatccaacttgaaggagctggagcagttttgccttgaagaatgggaaaaatcccagtggctagatgtgccaagcttatagagacataccccaagagacttgcaactgtaattgctgcaaaaggtggctctacaaagttttgactttgggggggtgaatagttctgcgcgctcaagttttcagtttttttgtattttttcttgtttgtttcacaatgaaaaatattttgcatcttcaaagtggtaggtatgttgtgtaaatcaaatgataaaaataaataaataaataatgaattttaattccaggttgtaaggcaacaaaataggaaaaatgccaaggggggtgaatactttcgcaagccactgtaggtgGTCCAAACAATCACTGCGTAGCAACGTGACTATATGGGCCTCATTCATTTTCAATTCATTAAAGTAATTTTCAATGAATTAATTGAATTTCAGTtctcttcctgaattgactgaataagAAATTAACCCCATTTTGTTTAGATCAATGGATTAATCCAGTCACGCACCAAAGATAAAGGTAAAAAAGAATCTCTACATGAGTGATCAGTCCATTGATTATATAAATAAATGGTGCTAAACTGTGTCTCCCGCCGACAGACAACTTATCCTCTCTGATAGCCAACAGTTGTGGGGCGTAATATGTAGAAATCCAATTTCCATTCACATCAAGAGCCTGACCAGCTGTCCCACAATTGGTGGTTAACCCAGTTCACTTGAGAGGGCTGAAAGATTGACCAACTTTGCTACAGCGATTTTGTTGTTTGGATATTTCCCGGCATACATTGAGAGCATCTACAGAGAAGACTCAGGGACCCTGCCTTACACAACTGTGCTCTCGTAGGCATCCCCAAGTGCTTGGTGTTGGGTCAGAGCTGCCCTTGGAGCAGTGCTCTTTCacccctcctgtccctctccgtCCTCCACTCTGCCATGTTTTAATCACTGCTGTGCCTTTGAAAGAGGAAAAAAAAGCTTTGTTAGCCTATTGGCTGCTGTTGGTGGAGCTGTTGCTAAGGGGAGGGGTTgagagagtgatggaggtggGAATGGGAGATGGCCATTTGAGGACGCTATAATTTGTGTTTGATATGCATGCCATGCATAGATTCAGATCTTATCTGTTGATTTTATAAATAATTGCAATTAATGGCTTAGTGTTGATTACTTTACTGACCCATATTTTCTGAAGAAAATTCTGAAAGTAAATGCTGTTGATTTAGAGCTTTGAGAATGGTGTCCTGAATGATAAAACAGAGTCAAAAACGTTATAATTGTGGATTTATGGTAAATTCCATGCTAATTTATTTCTTTATAGCTGCAAGCTACTTATTATTCATATCTCTCTGCTCAATTAGCTCTGCTCAATCAACCTAGATGCCCACAATGTGATGTGCAGGTTGAACAATTGCCAGCTGAATAGTGGCTTATGAGGTAGCCTACTTGTTAAACATTCAGCTATTGATTTAACTGTGGAACAAGAAAAACATACACTATATTTAAAAAAGTGTGTGGATTCCctgtcaaattagtggattctgctatttcagccacacccattgctgataggtgtgtaaaatcgagcacacagccatccaatctccatagacaaacattggcagtagactggccttactgaagagctcagtgattttcatcatggcaccgtcataggatgccacctttccaacaagtcaatttcttccctagtcaactgtaagtgctgttattatgaagtggaaacatctaggagcaacaacagtttggtggaggaataatggttcgggctaggccctttagttccagtgaagggaaatcttaacactacagcatacaatgacattctagacaattatgtgcttccaacttcgcggcaacagtttggggaaggtccttccATTTCAGCATGACAcagcccccgtgcacaaagtgagggcCATACAGAAAATGTTTATTGAGATCGGTGTTGAAAAACTTGACTGGCatgcagagccctgacctcaaccccatcaaacacctttgggatgaattggaacgctgattgTGAGGCAGGTCTAATTGCCAAACATCAGTTCCGACCTCACTACTGcgcttgtggctaaatggaagcaagtccctgcagcaatgttcctacatctagtggaaagccttcccaaaagagtggaggctgttatagcaaaagtccatactaatgcccatgattttggaatgatgttcaacaagcaggtgtccacatacttttggtcttgTAGTGTATACCAAAGTTCATGAACTCATTAGTGGTCATACTTTGACTCAATGGCATACAAAAGCACTACATCCATTATAAAGCTCAGTTTCCTTAACCTGGTCCACTTCAGCAGAAATGTTGCCATCATTTGCATGAGAAATCAGGGATTAAACTATGAACTCAAAGCAGGAAAATGTCAAATTTTCCTCATCTAAATATTACTGAAAGATTGACAATCTACTGcgtcaagtttttttttttacccaaggTATTTTCTAGGGCAAGTGCCAGGGCTCTTACCACTTTCATAATGGTAAGTCAATTCCAAGACTTGCCCAATCTTACTTTACACCCACAAGGAGCCTGTAGTGGAATTAAAGTGCATCATGCAATTGTACTGCGCTGACAAATCAGTGCTCATGTTGGAGCACGTCACCCTCACATTCCTACCAGGAATCCGCAACAGAAAGTACAAGTGCGATCATACATTAAAACCTATATAGACAATTATATAAACCAGGGCTGATATGAAAATGGTATACACAGACCCTTGGCAATTACTCAATCAACACCCCTTGAGGTTAAGACATTGCAACACAAATTTGAACAAGTGAAGTTTAATTATTTTAGTTGTACTGCATTTCTGCCCAATATAAAAATTGAAATATCCAAGGACAATACATAGAAATTAAGTGCTGTTACAGTAGTTTGACAAATTTTTAAAAGTAGGTTGCCATTCAAACAATGTGGACCAAACAGTAGGGGGCATCTGAGCAGGACTTTGAGTTGTAAAAATGCAAGGCACACCATGCATCATGAGCAATACAATGAATAAACTATTTTTTGAAATAAAGGTGCTTAGACAAGCCCCGACATTAAAGTGTCCTTTAAATGTTAAGGAGGGACAGAAGAACCAGCATTCCAAATACTCCTAGTCAAACCTTTCGAGACAGACATCCAGTTCCACTGACATACATGTGAATCCACAAATTAATGTTCGGATTTGAAATGAAGACTATGGGAAGTTTGTACATCTACCAGAGCCAACTAGACTCCAAATACAATAACAGAAAATTCTAACAGGCAATAATCATAAAATATCAACCTGATGAACTTACAATCCACTGTTTACAGAATCAGATATGACCTTACAGTCAGGAACATATGCAAGTGTCAGATTGCTATACATTTATGATTAGCGGAGGTTTGGGAAGCAAGTgacagagaggggggtggagtgtTACTACTCAAGACAGGATTCAAAGAAATCATAAGGTAGTTGCTCTGGTCAGTCCACCACCCAGTTGCACTAGGGGCAAAGGGTCTTCCATGACACCACTGTTTGAGAAAAGCAGACCAGGTTCGGGCAGATGTGACCCTATCTCATGAAGTTAGCACCTCCGATTTCCCTCTTGTAGCGGTTGGTGAGGTGGTCTGCTTGCACTGTGAGTTTTGACAGGACTCCAAACAGTCCCCTGAGGTGGTAGTGGAACTGGCCCTCCAGATCTGAGCTCTCGTCGACAGGGAGCCCCCTGGTTAACGACTGCTGCTCCTCTTGCTTGACTGCCATTTCCAGGAAGCTGGCCCCGCCGCTCATCTCCCTCTTCAGCAGGCCCCACTCCATGTCGTTTTTTATGGACTTGAGGAGGAGGTAGTGCTCATACATGTCCCTCTGCTTGTTAGGGTACGAAGGTTCATTGTTGTTCACCACCTCAACCTGCTGGCTCTCCTGTTCCTCCAGGGGCACGTCCCTCAACAGGCTGGGCACCATGATAGTTTCATCCATGTTGTTGGTTGCAGCAATGAAGCGGTGCATCACATTGATGAGGGAGTTCTTGTTGCTGGCTGGGTCACTGCTAATTTGCATCATTGCAGAGGTTTAGGGTAGACTTGGGTTTGCAGTTAACAGGTGGAGTAAGGCAGTGTTTCTTGATGTTAAGGCCGACTGAGGAGCCAAATGTCACTATGGGAATAGAAGCCATGAGAAAAAAGTTAGAAGAAAATTGCATCCTAGCATCTAGCATGAAAACCCGACGTTGAATTGCAGAAATTAGCGTTTTGTGATCAGTTCTCGGTAGGCGTTTTGATCAGTAAAGTTCACTCACGAAAGccaaatataaatatttttactTTACCGGTTGTCCGTGTGGTCGGTCCTTTTGATGGGTAGGAATGTGACTACTGCCACAGGAAAGTAGAATTACGTCGACTTCTCAAAGCACTGTTAACCGTAGTTAGTTCAGATTTGTCTCCCGAAGAATGCGCACAAGATGGAAAATATATGCACGAGAAGAATGCATACTTACAGAGGGTGTGCTTCAGTACTGCACAGGCCTTAGGTGATAAATCTGAACGTACTACCAGCGCTTCGTAAAGTTGATGTAGCCCAATTTTACTTTCTTGTGGATACATAGTCTCACATTACTCCATGCAAAAGGACCAACCGGTAAAGagttaaattacattttattcGACATTCTGGCTCGTAGAGTTTCCGAGAGGATTTTCCAGACAAATGTATGGCATTAATCCAGATGTATCAGTCTTGGCAAATTGCGTCCTAGAGCTATAACAAAAGGCCTTTGGTCATAATAGGCATCTGTCTACGGAGAACGCAGTTAGTGCACGGCGCAGGATAATTTCAGCTGGTCAAACAGGAGCTAGCCCATGTCGTCTAGTTAACAGTTAATGGCGGAATGAACAGAATGAAGATAACCTGACTACCGCATCCCATCCCAGAGTAGGCTAAAACTATGGCGTAGGCTGCTAAAGATACAGAATATAACGTCTGCACTAGAGACATATTTCGATATGGCTCTGGTCAGCACTAAAACGAAGCAAGATAGCCTACGCTATCGAAAGCACTTTGTTCCTGCAATGTAACTAACCAGCAAGGCAAAGCATCATTTAGCGCTTCCTGTAAACGCTTGTCTAGCATCCATTTTGCAAAAAACTGAAACAAACAGTCTGTCTAAAACCAAAATACGGACCTGAATCAAACGGTGACCTGAGCAAATGTTTTCTTGATGGTGCGTTGGAAAATGACAATTCCAGTACTTGCTCAGGCTCCACCAGCCTGGAAGAAAAGTATAAACTTTCTCAGTTGTTGCGCTGACAGACAAGGCCCTTTATAGTGTAGGCGCGCCGTGCAGAAAAAAAAAGATATTTTCCCCTTCACGTTATCAATGGTACAATAGGATAGTATTGAGGAAATGGGGCGTTAACTTTAGGTGATTGACTGTGACAaaaaccaatcagagaccacatATTATTTCGTGAGCCTGCaactaacctaacgtagcaggcgtaaagtAAACTGCAACTGTCGTCAGCAACAGACGCCCAGTAATGTTGTTACCATAGACATCCTACCTTGGGGTTACCATATCTAAGGATCAACAGGAAAGATGCTCATTAAATGTTATACCTATTATTGAAAAAAACGAAAAGAAGTTGAACCATTGGTTGCAGAGGGATTTATCCTTGAAAGGTCGAGTATTGCTTTCTAAAGCTGAAGGTATCTCCAGACTGACTTATGCAGCCCAGTCCCTATATCTTGACAACAAAATAGGCAAAGCGGTTGACCAGGTGCTTTTCAACTTCATCTGGAAAACTCGTACACATTATAATAGGAAATCTGTCATTATGAACTCATATGAATATGGTGGACTCAATTTTTTAGATTTTCCTACTTTGAATAATACTTTTAAGATAAATTGGgctaaacattttttaaagaatCCAACTTCAATTTGGAATTTCATCCCTCATTATATCTTCTCCCGTTTTGGTGGCCTCAATTTTATGTTACTTTGTAACTATAACATTGATAAGATTCTTGCAAAATGATCTGCTTTTCACAGACAAGTATTCTTAGCGTGGTCGTTAATATATAAACATAATTTTTCCCCGCATAGGTATTTCATTTGGAACAATAAGGACATTTTATATAGAAACAAGTCTTTATTTTTTAAGAACTGGTTCAATAATCATATCCTACTGGTGAGTCAACTTTTTATCTCGTTACAATATCCCTGTAACACCTAGAGAGTTCACCATAGTCTTTGATGCTATTCCATCTGGAAGTCTCATGTTATTTAGAGGTGTAGCCAGACCTCACCTTCTTGACCTACCCTTGCTTAATCCAGTTGACTCTCCAATAGGGAAAATATGTTTCTCCTTGCTCCCTCAGAACAATAGGTCTATACGTGCTTTATTTCAAAGGGATATTGCATCCATGCCTTATGTCACAAATTACTGGAATACATTGGTCACTAATACCTGTTGGAAAAAAGT
This genomic window contains:
- the LOC106611710 gene encoding mid1-interacting protein 1-like, with product MMQISSDPASNKNSLINVMHRFIAATNNMDETIMVPSLLRDVPLEEQESQQVEVVNNNEPSYPNKQRDMYEHYLLLKSIKNDMEWGLLKREMSGGASFLEMAVKQEEQQSLTRGLPVDESSDLEGQFHYHLRGLFGVLSKLTVQADHLTNRYKREIGGANFMR